From the Halobacterium zhouii genome, the window TTGCAGTCAGCACGACTTGTGGGTCGCTCGCCGACCACGTCGACGCGTTCGGCGAGTGACCCGCGTCGACCTTCGAGCGCTCGTCACTCGATGTCGATGCTCGTCGCGTCCTCGCTCGCCCTCGATTTCGGTAGCTGGACGGTGAGCACGCCGTTCTTGAACGTCGCAGTCGTCTCCTCTTTGTCCACCGGTTCCGGCAGCGAGACGCTGCGGTTGATGGAGCGTTTCGTTCGCTCGCGGTGGATGTAGCTCTCGTCCTCGTGGGACGCGCTCTCGTCCCGGCTGGCCGAGATGCGAAGCGACCCTTCCCGGAGTTCCACGTCGATGTCCTCTCGGTCGAATCCGGGCAGGTCGGCGGTGAGGACGAACGCGTCGCCAGTGTCCTCCAGGTCCACGGCGAGCCCGCTCCCTCGGTTCATCTCTCCCATGCGGTCGAACAATCGTTCGACTTCCTCGAACGGACTGCTTCCTCGTGCCATACTCTAACAGATGACCTGAGACGATGAAAACTCTGTGGCCAGAGGGTGGTCAAATGCCGTCGGAACTACGGGGCCGGAAAACCGATAGCATCCGCGAACGAGCGGCGGGCGGTTCGGAGCGAAGCGAGAACCGCCGAATGCGCGAACGGCAAGCGAAGCGAGCCGTGAGCAACGTGAGTGAGCGGAGGCCGACGACCGAACGGAGCGCGGTAGCGCGAAGTGAGTGGAGGAGTGCTTTTGGTGTCGCTTTTGCCGAGGGCGCGCGGAGCGCGCCCGGAGCGCAAAAGCGCCCTACGTGACGTGCGCTGTGTCGTACGACCCGAGTCGCCGGACCCAGCCGTTCTCCGCGAGGGCTTCGACGTCGGCGATGGCGGCCTGAGTGCGGTCCTCGTAGAGGCCGGCGGCGACGTCGACGTGGAAGAGGTAGTCGCCGAGGCGTTCACCGGAGGGGCGGGACTCGACCCGGGAGAGGTTGATGCCGCGGTCCGCGAACGGCTCCAGGAGTTCGAGAAGGAGTCCGGGGTAGTTGGCGTTCGGGTAGACGACGAACGAGGACTTCCCGCCGGCGTCCGAGCGCTCCTCGGGGGGTGCGACGACGAAGAAGCGCGTGGCGTTGCTCGTCTGGTCCTGGACGTCCTCGGCGAGCACGTTGAGTTCGTCGCCGCCGGCGTCGGGGTGCGCGATGGCGGCGACGCGGTCGTTCTCGCTCGCGAGTTCGACGCCGCGCGCGGTGGACGCGACGGCGCGCCGGTCGACGTCCGGGTGGTGTTCGTCGAGGTAGCGACGGCACTGCGCGAGCGCCTGGGAGTGGCTCGCCACGGCGTCGAACCCGGACTGCTGGGCGAGCAGCGCGTGCTGGATGGGGGTGACGACTTCCTTCAGGACGGCGAGGTCGGTCTCCGCGAGCGCGTCGAGGGTCTCTGTTACCGACCCCTCGATGCTGTTCTCGATGGGGACGACGCCGCGGTCGGCGCGCCCGTCGGCGACGGCGTCGACGATGCCGCGCACGGATTCCGTGAACGCGATGTCGCCGTCCGTGACGGCACGCGCCGCGCGGTGGGAGTACGTGCCCGAGGGTCCGAGCGTGACCATCTGCATACCTCCCCGTAGGGCCGGGGCGTGGGAAAAGCGCGTCGGGCGCGTGTTACGTGTACTCGTCCACGACGTCGGCGATGTTCTCGCCCTCGCTCTCCCCGGGGAGGATGTCGCCGAGCGCTGCCCCGAACGCTGCGAGTGCCCAGACGACGCTCACGCGCGCCACCGAGACGAACGGGTCGGCCTGGACGTCGATGCGCCCCCACAGCACCATCATCAGCGCCGCGGTGCCGAACGCGACGGTGAGGATGCCGACGAGCCGCCGCGGCAGCACGCCGAACAACGGCTTTCGCTTCTCGACGTTCTGGATGTCAGCCCAGTACACCAGGCCGTACGTCATCGTCGCGACGAACGCCGCGTTCACGAGGAAGAACAGCGGGACGCCAGCGACCTGCGTGTTCACGAAGTGCGCCGCGATCTGGTTGACGCCGTCCTCTACGAGTAGGGGCACGGCGAAGATGACCGCGCCGACGAACGCCTCCGCGACGTCCCGGGTGGTGTACTTCTGGATGTGCTCCCCGAGGACGCCGGCGCTCGAGAGACCGGCGGCGAGGTGCATCGCCTCCGCGACCTCTCGTTGTTCGTCCGGGCTGTCAACCGTTTCCTGGAGCTCCTGAAGTTGGTCGAGGAGGTCGTCGACGTCCGCGCCGCGGTCCTCGCTCGCGTCCGGTGCGTCGTTCATCGTCGGACGTACCGAGGGGACTGTGAAAACGACGGGGGTGATGGTTCGCCGGCGGGTCGACGAGCCGACGGATCGGGCGCCTAGTTCGAGGTTAGTCGAACGCGTACCCGCCGAGGACGAGTGCTGTGCCGAGCACTACCATCACGAACGCGAACGCGCTCGGAATCCATCTCGGGAGGAACAGCGCGAGCAGTGTGAGTTGGACGCCGACGAGCATCGTCTTCGCGCCCTCGTAGTCGGTCATGCCCGGAGCGTCACAGGGTGCGGAGAAAAGCGGTTCGCTGCCAGTCGAGAAACCGGGGGGAGCGTCGGCTCGCTACCGGTTGACGGTGTGGATGGCGTGGCCGAGCGCGTGCTCGGCGGCTTCCATCGAGGCTTCCGCGAGCGTCGGGTGCGTGTGGATGGTGGCGGCGACGTCCTCCAGCGTGGCTCCCATCTCGATGGCGAGCGCGAACTCCGCGATGAGTTCGCTCGCTTCCGGGCCGACGATCTGCGCGCCGAGCAGGAAGCCGCTGTCGTCGTCCGCGACGACGCGCACGAACCCGTCAGAGTGGCCGGTGGTGAGCGCGCGGCCGCTGGCGTTGAACGGGAACTTCCCGACTGCGGGGTCGAAGCCCTGGTCTTCGGCCTCGCTCTCGGTGAGGCCGACGGTCGCGATCTCGGGGTCGGTGAACACCGCTGCGGGCACCGCCATGTAGTCGAGCGCGGCGGGTTCGCCCGCGATAACTTCCGCGGCGACCTCCCCCTCCTTGCTGGCCTTGTGCGCGAGCATCGGGCCGGGCGCGACGTCACCGATGGCGTAGACGTTGTCGACGTCCGTGCGCGCCTGGTCGTCCGTGTCGAGGCGACCATTATCGTTCGGTTCGAGACCGATGGCCTCGAGGTTCAGCGTGTCGAGCACGGGTTGACGGCCGACCGCGACGAACACCGTCTCCGTCTCGAACTCCGTGGTCTCGCCGTCCTCGTCCTCGGCGGTGACGACGACGCCGTCGCCGTCCTCCTCCCAGGAGTCAGCCGCGAGGCCGAAGTGGAAGTCGATGCCGAGTTCCTCGGCGTGCTGTTTGACGGGGCGCGCGAGGTCGTCCTGGTAGCCCGCGAGCACCTCGTCGAGCATCTCGATGATCGTCACGTCGACGCCGAGTTTCGCGAGCACGGTCGAGAGCTCCATCCCGATGTAGCCCGCGCCGACGACAACCATCGACTCCGGAAGGTCTTCGAGTTCGAGCAACTGCCGGGAGTTCAGGACGTGCTCGCCGTCGTACTCGAAGCCCGGCACCTCGATGGCCCGGGAGCCGGTGGCGACGATGCAGTGCTCGTACTCGATGGTCTCCGAGCCCTGGCCGTCGCCGTCGTGGACGACGCGGAGTTTGTCGCTGCCCGCGAACTCCGCTCGGCCCTCGACGAGATTCACGCCGTTGGCCTTGCAGAGCTTCTCGACGCCGCCCGTCAGTTGGTCGACGACGCCGTCCTTCCAGTCGAGCATCTCCGGCACGTCGACCTCGGGGTCGGCGTACACGCCCATCTCCTCGGCGTTGCCCGCCTCGTGGGCGACGTCCGTCGCCGAGATGAGCGCCTTCGAGGGGATGCAGCCGTAGTTCAAGCAGGTGCCACCGTAGGCGTCCTTCTCGACGAGCGTCACGTCCAGGCCGAGTTGACCGGCGCGGATGGCCGCGACGTAGCCGCCGGGACCGGCCCCGACGACCGCAACTTCCGTTCCAGTGGATACGTCTCCGACAACCATTATTCGAGTAGCAGTAGTTCGGGGTCGCTGAGATACTCCATGACGCGGTTCGTGAACTGCGCGGCCTCAGCACCGTCGATGACGCGGTGGTCGATGGACAGCGACAGCGGCAGCGTCTGGGCCGCCCGCACCTCGCCGTCCTCGGCGACCGGCCGCTCGTCGATGGCGCCGAGTCCCAGAATCGCGGTCTCCGGGTAGTTGATGATCGGGGTGGCGTACTCGCCGCCGATGGCGCCGAAGTTCGTCACCGTGAACGTGCCGCCCTGCATCTCCTCGCGGGAGATCGAGCGGTCGCGGGCCTTCGCCGCGAGTTCGTTCACCTCGGAGGCGATCTGGAGGATGGACTTCTGGTCGACGTGTTTCACGACCGGCACCATCAGGCCGGCGTCGGTCGCCACCGCGATGCCGATGTTGTAGTCGTGCTTGACGGCAACCTCTTCTTCCTCCTCGCGGAGTTCGGAGTTCAGGATCGGGAAGTCCCTGAGCGCGGCGACGATGGCCTTCATCACGAACGGCATGTACGTGAGTTTCACGTCCTGCTCGGCGGCGCGCTCCTTGAGTTTCGCGCGCGTCTCCACGAGCGAGTCGATGGTCGTCGTGTCGTGGTGCGTGACGTGGGGTGCGGTGTACTTCGACTCGGCCATCTGCTCGCCGATGGTGCGCCGGATACCGCGGTACGGCTCGGTGGTCTCGCCGCCTTCGGCGTACTGCCGACCGGGGGCCTGCTCGCCCGCGGCCTGCGCGGCCTGCCCGCCCTCGGCGTACTGCTGGACGGCTTCCGCGGTGACGAACGCCTCACCGTCGCGTTGCTCGACCTCGGGGACGTCGTCGATGTCGATGTCGAGTTTCTTCGCGACTCCGCGCGTCGCGGGCGCCGCGAGCGTCCGGTCGCGGCCAGCGGGTTGCTGGGCGCCAGCGCCGCTCTGCTGCGATCCACCGGTCGGCGCCGCGCTGCCGGCTTCGGAACCGCCCGAATCGGCTGGTTCGACGGTCGACTCGGGTTCGGTGGTCGTCGACTCGGCGGCGTCCGCGTCCGAACCGCCCTCTGCGGCGGCGCGCACGTCGCCCTCGGTGACGCGACCCGATGGCCCCGTCCCTTCGACCGAATCGAGGTCGACGTCGAGTTCGCGCGCGAGTCGCCGCACGCTCGGCGGCGCGAACGTCCGCCCGCCGCTCTCTTCGGTGGCGGACTCGGCGCCGTCGTCGGCTGCCGTCGCTTCCTCCTCGTCAGCCGCGGCGGCATCGTCTGCTTCGGCACTGTCGCCGCCCTCGTCGGCCTCGCCCTCCACCGCGAACGTGACGAACACGTCCCCGACGGGGACGACGTCGCCCTCGCTCCAGTGGAGCGTCTGCACGGAGCCGTTTACGGGGGACGGAACCTCGACCTGGGCCTTGTCAGTCTCGACCTCGGCGACCGGCTGGTCCTCGGAGACCGCGTCTCCTTCCTCGACCAGCCAGCGCACGAGTTCGCCCTCTGCGACACCCTCGCCGACGTCTGGAAGTTTGAATTCGCGTGGCATCTCAGAACTCGAACGCGTCTCGGATGCCGGCCCCGATGCGCTCGGGCTCCGGCAGGTAGTAGTCCTCCAGTCCGGCCAGCGGGAACGGCGTGTCGAAGCCCGTGATGCGCTCGACGGGCGCCTCCTGGTAGAGCAGCGCCTCCTCCTGGATGGTGGCCGCGATTTCCGCGCCGATGCCGCCCGTCTTCGGGGCCTCGTGGACGATCGCCGCGCGGCCCGTCTTCTTGAACGACTCGACGACGGTGTCGAAGTCGAGCGGACTGAGCGAGCGCAGGTCGACGACCTCCACGTCGACGTCGCCCTCCAGGTTCTCCGCCGCCTCGATGGTCGGGCGCGTCATCGCACCCCACGTGAACACGGAGACGTCGGTGCCCTCGCGGCGCACTGCCGCCTCGCCGAGTTCCACCTCGTAGGGGTCGTCGGGCACCTCCTCGCGGAACGCGCGGTAGATCTTCTTCGGCTCCAGAAAAATTACCGGGTCCGGGTCGCGGATGGCCGAAATGAGCATCCCCTTCGCGTCGTAGGGCGTGCTCGGCATCGCGACCTTCAGGCCGGCCTCGTGCACGTAGAACGCTTCCTTGGACTCCGAGTGGTGTTCGGGCGCGCGGATACCGCCGCCCATCGGCGCGCGAAGCACCATCGGGCACGTGTACCGGCCGCGACTCCGGGTGCGGAGCCGCGACATGTGGCTCACGATCTGGTCGAAGCCGGGGTACATGAACCCGGAGAACTGGATCTCCGACACCGGCTTCAGTCCGTACGCGGCCATCCCGACCGCGGTGCCGATGATGCCGGACTCGGCCAGCGGCGTGTCGATGACGCGGTCGGCACCGTACTCGTCGTACAGTCCCTCGGTGGCGCGGAACACGCCGCCGTTCTTCCCGACGTCCTGCCCCATCACGAGCACGTCGTCGTCTTCGGCCATCTCGTCGTGGAGGCCGTCCCGTACCGCCTGCACCAGAGTGAGATTTTCGCTCATGTTAGTCCTCCAGTAGCGCGTCGTCGCCGAACTCTTCGCGGATGGACCGGAAGTACTCGAGTTGCTGTTCGAGGCGTTTTGGCATCTCCGCGTACACGTTCAGGAACATCTCCTCGGGGTCGGGTTCCGGCATCTCCTCGGCCGCCTCGATGGCGTCGGAGACCATCTCCTCGACCTCCGATTCGATATCCGCGATGTCGTCCTCGTCCGCGCGACCCGTGTTCTTCAGGAACTTCTCCATGCGCGGGAGCGGGTCCTTCGCTCGCCACTTCTCGACCTCCTCGTCGTCCCGATAGACGGAGGGGTCGTCCGCGGTGGTGTGCGCGCCGAAGCGGTACTGCACCGCCTCGATGAGCGTCGGTCGCAGGTCGTCGCTCTCGTCGTCCTTGGCCTTCTCGACGGCTTCCTTCGTCACCTTGTACACGGCGAGCGGGTCCATCCCGTCGACCTGCACGCCCTCGAAGCCGTACGCGGTGGCCTTCTGGGCGATGGTCTCGCTCGCGGTCTGTCGCTCCCGCGGGACCGATATCGCCCACTGGTTGTTGTTACAGAAGAAGACGTTCGGCGTGTCGAAGACGCCCGCGAAGTTCATCCCTTCGTGGAAGTCGCCCTCGGAGGTCGCACCGTCCCCGAAGTAACAGAGGAACGCTTTGTCTTCTTCCTGCTTGAGCTTCGACGCCCACGCGAGGCCGGTCGCGTGCGGGATCTGGCTCGCGATCGGTACCGCGACGGTGAACAGGTTCACGTCCTCGGGAATCAGGTTCCCGTCCTCGTGGCCCATCCAGTACAGCAGGGTCTGCTTGAGCGGGAGGCCACGCACCAGCGCGGCGCCGTGCTCGCGGTAACTCGGCACCATCCAGTCGTCGTCGCCCAGCGCCATCGCAGAGCCGATCTGGGCGCCTTCTTGGCCGGACAGCGGCGGGTACGTCCCGACGCGGCCCTGCCGCTGGAGGCTCACGGCCCGCTCGTCGAAGTGCCGCGCGAGTTTCATGTGCCGGTACATCTCGACGAACTCCTCGTCGGTGAGGTCCGGCACCTCGGCTCCGTCGACGAGCTCGCCGTCTTCGTCGATGACTCGGACCATGTTGTCCGGGTCTCGATGCACGGTTTCAGTCACGGGTACCCCCGTCTGACATGTTCGAAACGTCAAGCCCTGCAACCATATGGTTTTCGTAACGGTCTTTGTGGAGAGTTACCGCGCCGCCGATTTCTATTGCTTCTGTCCACTGTTTCAGACACGGGACGATGGAACACCGAGAAAAACAGCGAAAACTAACCGGGCGTAAAATAATAGCCGGGAGAGACAGTACCGTCTGGACGGACGGTCACCGGATGGCCACCTCGGACGTGTTCATCGTCAGTCCGAGGCCGCTCTCCGGGCGTCCTCGCGCGCCTCTTCCACGCTCTTCTCGTCGCGAAGCACGGCGTCGACGAACAGTTCCCCAGCGCGGTACGACGACCGCACCATCGCGCCCGACGCGCAGTAGAGGAAGTCGAACTCCTCCTCGGCCACGCGTCGCCACGTCTCGAACTTCTGGGGGTGGACGTACGACTCGACGTCGAGATGCGAGCGCGACGGCTGGAGGTACTGGCCGAGCGTGACGACGTCCGTCCCCACCTCGCGGAGGTCCGAGAGCGTCTGGTACACCTCGTGGTCGTACTCGCCGACGCCCAACATCAGGCTCGTCTTCGTGTACACGTCCGACTCGCGGTCCACGTAATCCAGCACGGAGAGGGACTGCTCGTAGCCCGCGCGCCGGTCCCGCACCGGGAACTGGCGGCGCTCGACGGTTTCGATGTTGTGTGCGATGACGTCCGGGTCCGCGTCGATGATCTCCTGGACGAGTTCCTCCTCGCCCTGGAAGTCCGGAATCAGCACCTCCACGAGGATGCCGGGATGTCGGTCCTTTATCTCCCGGATGGTCTGCGCGAAGTGCGCTGCGCCCTGGTCCGGCAGGTCGTCGCGGTCCACGGACGTGAGCACGACGTAGTCCAGGCCGATCTCTGCGACGGCGTCCGCGACGTTCGCGGGTTCCTCGGGGTCGAGGGCGTCCATCCCGCCGGTCTCCACGTCACAGAAGTTACAGCCACGGGAGCACCGGTCGCCCATCAACATGAACGTCGCCGTGCCCGGGCCGTTCTCCCCGCTCCAGCACTCCCCCATGTTGGGGCAGGACGCCTCCTCGCAGACCGTGTGGAGGTCGTGGTCTCGGAGCGTGTTCTTGATGTCCGCGAATCGCTCGCCGGACGGCGGCCGCATCTTCAGCCAGTCCGGCTTGCGTCGACCGCTCATATTCCCGCCTTCGGCGGCCACCGCAAAAACGGTGCGGATTGCGACCGCCTGGTCAGACGCATCGGCACTGACGACTACCGAGACCCACAGCGACCACCGAGTCGGCCGAGCGTCACTGAATCCACGATGACCACCGCGTACACCGACAGCCACCGACGGCCGCGACGACAACTGGGTTCACCGACAGCCACCGACGCGCGCGACGACAACTGGGTTCACCGACAGCCACCGACGCCCGCGACGATCGCTGACGTCTCTCCGCCTGCGGGGTGAGACCGACCACCGATAGCAGTGACAGCAATTCCCGTAGGTTAAAGAGGGGGCGGGCGGGAGTTAAATCCAACTGAGTGGATAAGAATGTTTGACGTTTCATCAGAGGAGATCACGGACGGACGGCTATCCCGGGCGTTGCTCGTGCTCGCCACACCGCTCGTCGCACAGCAGATTGTCGTCGCGCTCGGCGCCGTCGTCGACATCTTCTGGCTTGGCCGCCTCAACGAGGCCGCCGTCGCCGCCGTCGGCCTCGTCACCCCGGTGTACGCGCTCATCGCGATTCCCGTCATCGCCGCGCACATCGGTGGTCAGATCATCGCGTCCCAGAGCGTCGGCGCGGAGGACCACGACCGGGCCACCCGCGCGCCGGTCCACGCGGTGCTGCTCGGCCTCGCGTTCGCGATTCCTCTCATCGCGCTCACCATCCTCCTAGCGCCGACCGTCGTCTCCCTTCTCGGCGCCACCGGCGACGTCTACCCGTACGCCGTCACCTACCTCTCGACGTACGCGTTCACGTTCGTCGGGATGGCCATCAGCGACAGTCTCGAGGGCGGATTCGTCGGCTGGGGGGACTCCGGCACCGCGTTCGCGCTCAACGCCACGAACATCCTCGTGAACGCCGTCCTCGACCCGTTCCTCATCTTCGGCTACGGCCCGTTCCCGGAGTGGGGCGTGTTCGGCGCGGCGATGGCGAGCGTCGTCGCCATCACGGTCAGCGCGTTGCTCGCCGCCGCCATCGCCGTCAGCGGTCGCCGGAAGTTCTCGCTCTCGTGGGACGCCCTCGACGTCCGCCGGTCGCTCTTCCGTGACGTCATCGAGGTCGGCGGCCCCATTGGACTCCAGAACGTCGGTCGGCAGGCCGCGCGCCTCGGCATGGTCGCTATCATCTCCATCGCCGGGTCGACCGCTGCGCTCGCCGCGTACAACGTCGGCGCGCAGTTAGCGACACTTGCGTTCGTTCCCGCGGCCGGACTCGGTAGCGCCTCGACCACCGTCGTCGGCCAGAACCTCGGAGCGGAGCGCCCCGACCGAGCGCGCCGCGCGACCTGGCTCAGCGTCGCCATCGCCGTCGTCTTCCTGCTCGCACTCGGCGCGGTGCAGTGGGCGCTCCCTACCGCCATCGTGTCGGTGTTTGCGCCCACCTTCGAGGGCGACGCGCTCGCGTTCACCGTCGACTACCTCCAGATTCTCGCGCTCGGCTACTGGGCGCTCGGCGCCATCTACACGCTCGAATCCGGGTTCAACGGCGCGAGCAAAACGGACGTCAGCATGTACGCGACGCTCGTCCAGTACTGGGGCGTGCGCCTCCCCATCGCCGCGCTCGGTGTGTTCGTCCTCGACTACGGCGTGCTCGCGGCGTTCTGGGGTGTCACCCTCTCGAACATCGCCGCAGCGGTCGGTCTCGCCATCTACTTCTATCACTCCACGGACGACGGGATGCTCGAACGCGCGGCAGAATCTGCCTCGGCTGACGCAGCGGACTGAGAGCGTGGTTCTCACTCACTCGCTTCGCTCGTTCATTCCGAACCACGCCGCTCACGGTTCGCTTCGCTCACGGTTCCCTTCGGTCACCGCTCGCCAGTTTGCGGCCTCCCTTCGTTCGGCCGCACGCTCACCGTTCGCCATAACGTGGCTCTCACTCCCTGCGGTCGTTCCGAGCCACGCTCCTAAGGAAACGCCTATCCGACCGGCCCGTCTCCCCACGCTCAGATGGAAGTCGCGGAGATCGTCCCGCAGTTCGCCGACGCGTTCCCGTTCGACGAGTTCAACGAGATGCAACGCGAGGCGGTGCCCGCGATGCTCGAATCGGACGCGAACGTCGTCGCGTCCGCGCCGACGGGCAGCGGGAAGACCGCGCTCGCGGAACTCGCAATCTGCCAGACGCTCGAACAGGGCGGCACCGCGCTGTTCGTCGCGCCGCTGCGCGCGCTCACCAACGAGAAGGAATCCGAGTGGGAGCGCTTCGAGGAGTTGGGGTACTCTGTCTACGTCGTTACGGGCGAACGCGACCTGAATCCGCGGCGCGCCGAGCGCGCGGACGTGCTCGTGATGACGCCCGAGAAGGCC encodes:
- a CDS encoding Hsp20/alpha crystallin family protein is translated as MARGSSPFEEVERLFDRMGEMNRGSGLAVDLEDTGDAFVLTADLPGFDREDIDVELREGSLRISASRDESASHEDESYIHRERTKRSINRSVSLPEPVDKEETTATFKNGVLTVQLPKSRASEDATSIDIE
- the pheA gene encoding prephenate dehydratase gives rise to the protein MQMVTLGPSGTYSHRAARAVTDGDIAFTESVRGIVDAVADGRADRGVVPIENSIEGSVTETLDALAETDLAVLKEVVTPIQHALLAQQSGFDAVASHSQALAQCRRYLDEHHPDVDRRAVASTARGVELASENDRVAAIAHPDAGGDELNVLAEDVQDQTSNATRFFVVAPPEERSDAGGKSSFVVYPNANYPGLLLELLEPFADRGINLSRVESRPSGERLGDYLFHVDVAAGLYEDRTQAAIADVEALAENGWVRRLGSYDTAHVT
- a CDS encoding DUF2391 family protein, yielding MNDAPDASEDRGADVDDLLDQLQELQETVDSPDEQREVAEAMHLAAGLSSAGVLGEHIQKYTTRDVAEAFVGAVIFAVPLLVEDGVNQIAAHFVNTQVAGVPLFFLVNAAFVATMTYGLVYWADIQNVEKRKPLFGVLPRRLVGILTVAFGTAALMMVLWGRIDVQADPFVSVARVSVVWALAAFGAALGDILPGESEGENIADVVDEYT
- the lpdA gene encoding dihydrolipoyl dehydrogenase, giving the protein MVVGDVSTGTEVAVVGAGPGGYVAAIRAGQLGLDVTLVEKDAYGGTCLNYGCIPSKALISATDVAHEAGNAEEMGVYADPEVDVPEMLDWKDGVVDQLTGGVEKLCKANGVNLVEGRAEFAGSDKLRVVHDGDGQGSETIEYEHCIVATGSRAIEVPGFEYDGEHVLNSRQLLELEDLPESMVVVGAGYIGMELSTVLAKLGVDVTIIEMLDEVLAGYQDDLARPVKQHAEELGIDFHFGLAADSWEEDGDGVVVTAEDEDGETTEFETETVFVAVGRQPVLDTLNLEAIGLEPNDNGRLDTDDQARTDVDNVYAIGDVAPGPMLAHKASKEGEVAAEVIAGEPAALDYMAVPAAVFTDPEIATVGLTESEAEDQGFDPAVGKFPFNASGRALTTGHSDGFVRVVADDDSGFLLGAQIVGPEASELIAEFALAIEMGATLEDVAATIHTHPTLAEASMEAAEHALGHAIHTVNR
- a CDS encoding dihydrolipoamide acetyltransferase family protein; translated protein: MPREFKLPDVGEGVAEGELVRWLVEEGDAVSEDQPVAEVETDKAQVEVPSPVNGSVQTLHWSEGDVVPVGDVFVTFAVEGEADEGGDSAEADDAAAADEEEATAADDGAESATEESGGRTFAPPSVRRLARELDVDLDSVEGTGPSGRVTEGDVRAAAEGGSDADAAESTTTEPESTVEPADSGGSEAGSAAPTGGSQQSGAGAQQPAGRDRTLAAPATRGVAKKLDIDIDDVPEVEQRDGEAFVTAEAVQQYAEGGQAAQAAGEQAPGRQYAEGGETTEPYRGIRRTIGEQMAESKYTAPHVTHHDTTTIDSLVETRAKLKERAAEQDVKLTYMPFVMKAIVAALRDFPILNSELREEEEEVAVKHDYNIGIAVATDAGLMVPVVKHVDQKSILQIASEVNELAAKARDRSISREEMQGGTFTVTNFGAIGGEYATPIINYPETAILGLGAIDERPVAEDGEVRAAQTLPLSLSIDHRVIDGAEAAQFTNRVMEYLSDPELLLLE
- a CDS encoding alpha-ketoacid dehydrogenase subunit beta; this translates as MSENLTLVQAVRDGLHDEMAEDDDVLVMGQDVGKNGGVFRATEGLYDEYGADRVIDTPLAESGIIGTAVGMAAYGLKPVSEIQFSGFMYPGFDQIVSHMSRLRTRSRGRYTCPMVLRAPMGGGIRAPEHHSESKEAFYVHEAGLKVAMPSTPYDAKGMLISAIRDPDPVIFLEPKKIYRAFREEVPDDPYEVELGEAAVRREGTDVSVFTWGAMTRPTIEAAENLEGDVDVEVVDLRSLSPLDFDTVVESFKKTGRAAIVHEAPKTGGIGAEIAATIQEEALLYQEAPVERITGFDTPFPLAGLEDYYLPEPERIGAGIRDAFEF
- the pdhA gene encoding pyruvate dehydrogenase (acetyl-transferring) E1 component subunit alpha, which gives rise to MVRVIDEDGELVDGAEVPDLTDEEFVEMYRHMKLARHFDERAVSLQRQGRVGTYPPLSGQEGAQIGSAMALGDDDWMVPSYREHGAALVRGLPLKQTLLYWMGHEDGNLIPEDVNLFTVAVPIASQIPHATGLAWASKLKQEEDKAFLCYFGDGATSEGDFHEGMNFAGVFDTPNVFFCNNNQWAISVPRERQTASETIAQKATAYGFEGVQVDGMDPLAVYKVTKEAVEKAKDDESDDLRPTLIEAVQYRFGAHTTADDPSVYRDDEEVEKWRAKDPLPRMEKFLKNTGRADEDDIADIESEVEEMVSDAIEAAEEMPEPDPEEMFLNVYAEMPKRLEQQLEYFRSIREEFGDDALLED
- the lipA gene encoding lipoyl synthase → MSGRRKPDWLKMRPPSGERFADIKNTLRDHDLHTVCEEASCPNMGECWSGENGPGTATFMLMGDRCSRGCNFCDVETGGMDALDPEEPANVADAVAEIGLDYVVLTSVDRDDLPDQGAAHFAQTIREIKDRHPGILVEVLIPDFQGEEELVQEIIDADPDVIAHNIETVERRQFPVRDRRAGYEQSLSVLDYVDRESDVYTKTSLMLGVGEYDHEVYQTLSDLREVGTDVVTLGQYLQPSRSHLDVESYVHPQKFETWRRVAEEEFDFLYCASGAMVRSSYRAGELFVDAVLRDEKSVEEAREDARRAASD
- a CDS encoding MATE family efflux transporter: MFDVSSEEITDGRLSRALLVLATPLVAQQIVVALGAVVDIFWLGRLNEAAVAAVGLVTPVYALIAIPVIAAHIGGQIIASQSVGAEDHDRATRAPVHAVLLGLAFAIPLIALTILLAPTVVSLLGATGDVYPYAVTYLSTYAFTFVGMAISDSLEGGFVGWGDSGTAFALNATNILVNAVLDPFLIFGYGPFPEWGVFGAAMASVVAITVSALLAAAIAVSGRRKFSLSWDALDVRRSLFRDVIEVGGPIGLQNVGRQAARLGMVAIISIAGSTAALAAYNVGAQLATLAFVPAAGLGSASTTVVGQNLGAERPDRARRATWLSVAIAVVFLLALGAVQWALPTAIVSVFAPTFEGDALAFTVDYLQILALGYWALGAIYTLESGFNGASKTDVSMYATLVQYWGVRLPIAALGVFVLDYGVLAAFWGVTLSNIAAAVGLAIYFYHSTDDGMLERAAESASADAAD